One Dioscorea cayenensis subsp. rotundata cultivar TDr96_F1 chromosome 17, TDr96_F1_v2_PseudoChromosome.rev07_lg8_w22 25.fasta, whole genome shotgun sequence DNA window includes the following coding sequences:
- the LOC120280196 gene encoding calmodulin-binding receptor kinase CaMRLK-like — protein MFGSSSFKQAGSLITFSPPPPPPPPQNKNNNHKNNKKHKISYKIVAISATSAILLLFTLLTITIFSLRRRRRTRRRRKGDEIDEEKAVEQCATWVAEAKWSSPVIIFEKPLMELTFADLATATSCFSKDSQLADGHRCGPLYRAVLTGDMHVVIRVLKNGANCDAEELSQLRHPNLLPLLGYCLAGKEKLFLYEYMEKGDMRRWLNELPAARSGEEEETLELCDWPARHKVALGVARGLAFLHQGSRRPVVHGHLVPANVLLDDEMEARIADFGVVGGGEGSVVEDVYGFGLLVLELVTGKGGGWTEKEVERVRTAVRGGRAAEVVDVELRRREECSPEMVEFVRVGYLCTAQCQMKRPTMQQVVGLLKDIRPTC, from the coding sequence ATGTTTGGCTCTTCCTCTTTCAAACAAGCTGGTTCTCTTATCACcttctctcctcctcctcctcctcctcctcctcagaacaagaacaacaaccacaagaacaacaagaaacatAAAATCTCATACAAAATAGTAGCAATCTCAGCTACTTCAGCCATTCTCCTCTTGTTTACTCTTCTAACCATTACTATATTCtcactaagaagaagaagaagaacaagaagaaggagaaagggaGATGAGATTGATGAAGAGAAAGCAGTAGAGCAATGTGCTACTTGGGTTGCAGAAGCTAAATGGTCTTCTCCGGTGATAATCTTTGAAAAGCCTCTAATGGAGCTCACCTTCGCTGACCTTGCAACAGCAACGTCATGCTTTTCAAAGGACTCACAACTCGCCGACGGCCATCGTTGTGGTCCTTTATATAGAGCAGTGCTCACCGGAGACATGCACGTAGTTATAAGGGTTTTGAAGAACGGTGCTAATTGTGACGCCGAGGAGCTTTCCCAGCTCCGGCACCCAAACCTTTTACCACTTCTTGGCTACTGCCTCGCCGGAAAAGAGAAGCTGTTCTTGTATGAGTATATGGAGAAAGGAGATATGCGGCGGTGGTTGAATGAGTTGCCGGCGGCGAGGTCCGGTGAGGAAGAGGAGACGTTGGAGTTGTGTGATTGGCCGGCGAGGCATAAGGTGGCTCTGGGAGTGGCGAGAGGGTTGGCGTTTCTTCATCAAGGGAGTCGCCGGCCGGTGGTGCACGGGCATCTAGTTCCGGCGAACGTTTTGTTGGATGATGAGATGGAAGCTCGGATTGCGGACTTTGGGGTGGTTGGTGGCGGAGAAGGGTCGGTGGTGGAGGATGTGTATGGGTTTGGGTTGCTGGTTTTGGAACTGGTGACGGGGAAGGGGGGAGGGTGGACGGAGAAGGAGGTGGAGAGGGTGAGGACGGCGGTGAGAGGAGGGAGGGCGGCGGAGGTGGTGGATGTGGAGCTGAGAAGGAGGGAAGAGTGCTCGCCGGAGATGGTGGAGTTTGTTAGAGTTGGGTATCTTTGTACGGCCCAGTGTCAAATGAAAAGGCCCACAATGCAACAAGTTGTGGGCCTTTTGAAGGATATCCGGCCCACTTGTTAA
- the LOC120280197 gene encoding calmodulin-binding receptor kinase CaMRLK-like translates to MTLLLLLLLILLLPINSISSSPPCHKDHHKLLSLAFHSVSNFNLSHCPSSPLTILKLSSHNLTGTISWLYLTNISTLQVLDLSHNSLTGSIPGSFWSSSSSLTHLNLAGNHLGGTLRFPSSSSLFFPSISPTTISLNFPAFTISPTFKY, encoded by the coding sequence ATGactcttctcctccttctcctacTCATCCTCCTCCTTCCCATTAACTCTATCTCAAGTTCTCCACCATGCCACAAAGACCACCACAAACTTCTTTCCTTAGCCTTCCACTCAGTCTCCAACTTCAATCTCTCCCACTGCCCATCTTCTCCACTCACCATCCTCAAACTCTCCTCCCACAACCTCACCGGCACCATTTCTTGGCTCTATCTCACCAACATCTCAACCCTTCAAGTCCTTGACCTCTCCCACAACTCTCTCACCGGCTCCATTCCTGGCTCCTTCTGgtcctcctcttcttccctcACCCACCTTAACCTCGCCGGCAACCACCTCGGTGGCACTCTCCGCttcccttcttcttcctctctcttCTTTCCCTCAATCTCTCCAACAACCATTTCACTAAACTTTCCGGCCTTCACCATCTCTCCAACCTTCAAGTACTAG